AATGAAGACAAAAGCGAATTATCTCATGTTTGCTCGTCAGCAGTTAGACCAGAGTCAGAGCTCAGTTTCAACTTTGTAGTTTCATCATCTTTCTGGAACTATATTTTGGGTGTCTTCCAAAATAGAACTATTAATCTACAAGAAGTCCGGTTTAGATGGTGTGTTATATTTTCCTTTACCCTCAATCCTCTAGTCACATGGGTAGCAATTTCAATGCACCAAAGACATTTTTGTTTTCCTTGAATATCATCCATACAGATATGTGTGCACATTAGATGAAAGTtgacaaattaataattttgcGTCTGATGGTAGTTCAACAATCACAAAAGACTAATCTAGCCAATAAACATAATATCCTAGAAAAGAGGATGGAAGGCAAACAGATAAGAAGATAAAGGGCATTGATGGATACAAGGACACTATCAAATGCAAACACCAAGTTCATGTACAAACAAGCATATAGAGAAGTGAAGTGAGATAGACCTCTCTAACGACAAAGCGCCCCCTTTTATCCGGATAGACAAAAGCAAAGGACAAAACTGCATCTCTTCGTCTTGCTTCTGGAGCTACCTCTTTAACCTGATACAGTCACAGGAAATAGATAAACCAGAAGGAATGTAAATGTTTGCCATGGAAATATACAGCCACAGTACAGCTGTACTGGCATGGTCCCAGAACCAATTGTGCCACAGAATTGCAGATGGATATGATTACTTACACTGCAACTTTTTGCTTGGCATCCAGGCAGACCAAATAAGgttttttcaaaagaaagataACAATATTACAAATCTTCGGTAGAAAGGTTGTGCTGGAAGCCATATTTACAtgaccatttttttaaaaaaaaaagccaTATTTACATGTTTAAAGCAAGCAGAAGTATACAGCCTTATTCTTCTTTCAAGGATTCAATAATTTCTAACAGGGAATCCAAATCTTCTAGATGTTTTCTTAAcaccaaaaatgaaaagtaagAATTCAGTTCAAATTGATTTTCTGAATAGAACTACTTCCTTCAAAACATCTGAAGTTAATTTCCTTCCAAATAAGGAGTTTTCATTTCTGATAAGTATTTGGCTCACATAAAACCATAAGAGAGACAGTTTTGACATAACCTGCAACTGTCTAAGCAATAGCTGATAACATCAATTGGTTCAGGACAACTTACACTCTTACTTTCATGCCGAACATTATCAATATACCAGCTCACAGACAAAGAGGAAGGAGACAACAACNTCAAATTGATTTTCTGAATAGAACTACTTCCTTCAAAACATCTGAAGTTAATTTCCTTCCAAATAAGGAGTTTTCATTTCTGATAAGTATTTGGCTCACATAAAACCATAAGAGAGACAGTTTTGACATAACCTGCAACTGTCTAAGCAATAGCTGATAACATCAATTGGTTCAGGACACCTTACACTCTTTACTTTCATGCCGAACATTATCAATATACCAGCTCACAGAGGTCAGAAATTCATAGTATGCTGCACCTAGTTTCAATGAGGTACTATATATGAACTGAACAACTCAAATACAAGCTATGTATATGGAAGAAGACTCAGCactcaaaagataaaaacaGCTCATCTCCCAGACAATTAGTCATACAAGGCAAGGATAGAAGGCACATTGCAAGAAAATTGCAACAATATCCTAACATCCTGAATTGCTTTATGCATGCTGGCAGATAGTGAGCATGAGAATATACAAAGAGGAGGGAGCAACAACTAAATTGAAGAGATCAGTTAAAAGATATACTGTGTTACTTTCTTCATACCAGATCAGTTAGTTCGCGCAGAGTAGCATCCATCCATGTATAGATTTGGACCTCATCTTTGGGTTCCTTGCCTCTCACAGCAAATTCATTGACATTGTGATGGCCTCCAACCTGTAAGTTCCAAGGTGAAGCACCCACTGAGTATATCATCAATTAACCAGAAAGCGATTCAGCACCCACTGAGTATATCAATAATTAACCAGAAAGTGATTCATCACCCACTgagtatatcattaattaaccAAAAAGTGATTCAGCTTTTTGTTTCATACTTGTCTTAGAAGTggtgaaacaaaaaatatgctTGCATGGCCACTTTTTGGGGAAAATCAACTAGTGAAGCATACGCAAATCATATACATTTAGAAGGCGAACACGATATGAAACGCAAAATCTTACAGATAACTTCATTTACTTTCAGAAACTCCAAAGCTGGTAAAACTTAAGGGGTCATTTAGTAGCTGGATAAGAAAAAAGTTATCCATGTActaattttcatataacttaTACAATGTTTGGTAGGTAGATAGGAAATAAGTTAATTCATGTAAAAATTAATACAATGTTTGATTAACAATTTAGAAACCCGCATAAGAAATACATGTTTAAGTTATGAGGGAATCGTATTATTTTATGCAGTATTTTATGCAGGACAGAAGGtggaataactaatacatgtataacttatccctgcataactaatacatgcataaaataTTACATAGATTCACTCATAACTAATCCCTACActactaatacatgcataactctaaccagcTACTAAACGACCCCTAAGGGTTATGTCCAATAGAACACCTTCGAAAGGTCTTTGTCTTGCTCATGGTTATTCCATTATAAAAATTTACCTTCTATCAAAGcagaaaaaccaaaaaaaggaGCTCGATTGGAGAACATACCTTAGTGAAAACACGAAGCAACAGAGGACAAGTCTGGTTTTCGATGGAATccccaaaaaataacaaaaaaaaggtTTTGTAAGTAATTTCCCGTATGCAAAGAATACTCGATTTATGTTCTATGAAGATACATTAGCATAGCAAGTACAAACAAAAAATGCAAAATATTTGTACATGTTAATAGAAAAATACATGCCGACTTGCTGATAAAGagaacacacacaaaaataaaacaatcatTAGATTACTCAGCATGTATGGTCCCAAGATAATACAAAGTGATGCCAGGTCTCAGTTCATATATTTCTAGTATCAGTTACAACTCCATTTTCTTCAACTTGGTGAGTACAACAAACAGCACAAGTGCCTGCATGCCTTTTACCTTTTTAGTCTGCCCAGGCTGAGAAGGAGGAAGGGCAACCAAGCTTCCATTCTTTTGAAATAAATGTAAAAGCAAACCAGACAAAATTCTATTTATCAAGGTACATGACATGAATTAACCATAACAGCCCATTCGGTGATCGGTACTGTACCAAATGATGGACACTGTCTCCTCACAATTTACAGCTTCTTTTATGGCAGGCTAAAGGTCTTCTTTTGGGTACATTGgcaaaaagtttatgcatgtaCATATCCTTGATATAGTCCTATGGTAAAATCAGAATAGACATGGAAGAAAGTAGTATATCACCagtgcattttatttttcttcaatttacATAGTGATGCATTCTCCTTTAACTTCTAAATTCTCAAACTTACATTTGTTTTTGGGGGCTAATGTTAAACTTCCATTTACCAAATCAAATTTCATTCCGTGAATACTAATACACCAACCAGAGTAAGACTAGTCAAATTAGtattgaaacaaaaagaatCCAAATAGAGCAAAATGATATGGTCAGCCCAACAGTGGCAGAGGTCAGATTTTCACTAGAGGCTCATAAACACACGAAGAAGTCAAAAGGAAATTCAAcaactactatatatacatgcacataattttaatacttaaaggtgtggcctagtggccaatgaagtggttgagagtTATGAAGTCTCATGTTCAAATCTGAGCGGAGAttaaaaaacactaggtgattcctCTCATTGTTCTAGCCTTGGTGGAACATGTTGCTGTTGTGAGGTAACAGGtacgtggaattagtcgaggtgcacaaAAGCCGACTAACACATAATTTTAACTATGTATAAGCAATATAATTTTCCTCTCagagttgttgttgttgaatagCAATACACCATAAGATAAGATCTTTTCTAACCAAAACCCTAGCGAGAGTCCGCAACATAAGAATAGCTTCGAAACTCAAAAAGCACCAGCACAAGCTACTTCACTCCAAAAACAACCTAAATCCCTAACCAAACCAGTGTAACCTAAGTCAGAAACAGAGGATTCAagcaagaaagaaagaaaaaaaaagtaggacCTTTTCGCGATCAACTGGTACGGGGCGTGGAGCAATCCTTTGAGGAGGTGGACCAAGTGGACCTCTGGGTGGAGGAGGAGGTAATGGTCTTCCTCTTCTCTGAACATCCGCCATTGTTGTTTCACTCCGGTCTCCGTCGGTCTGTCACTCTTTCATACAACAGGGGTTTAAGCAATTTTTTCTAGCTTTGGATCTTTATCTTGGGCCTTGTAGTATTAGAACCCTGTTGGGctttaataaaattgaaaatttggaaaaattactaaaatatgCGTTTTATGTCTCTCTTATTTTCAATATTCCCTTCTATTTCCAAAATCCTCTAAAATTCCTTATTTCTCtcctaattctaaattattttataatgtatccgagctagtttttaatgtatccgagctacatattatgtatttgagatagtttttaatgtattcgagctacatattatgtatccggtttattttataatgtatccgagctagttttaAATGTATCCGAActatatattatgtattcggtttgttttactttttcagggattaatgtaattacaaactaaatagggatagattgtaatttcatattaaaactatgtgattcctaaaatttatactGAAAATTTGGCATAGAATAACCATGTTTTGATTATCTTGCATAAAATGGccattttgtattttttgggTCAAAGAAAAACACCTTATTCTATCTTTGCTACCTATGAAACGAGTCTATCTTTcattcactaaaaaaaattagcaccACAAGACCcataatccttaagtaaatATAGGTGTTTTTTACTAGTAATTTTTTCGTTGTGTACTTATTAGTACCACAAGACCcataatccttaagtaaatATAAGTGTTTTTTTCTAGTAATTTTTTCGTTGTGttcttctttaaaaaatcattttctctaTTCGAAGTTTTAGTCTCTTCATTTGAGGCACTCTACCGTAGGAAGTGTAGGTCTGTTATTGATTGGTTTAAACTTAGTGAAGTGGCTTGATAAGGTTTGATTTAGTTCATGAGGTTATGGAGAATGTTCGACTTATTAGGGATAGATTGAGAACGGCATAGAGTAGATAGAAATTTTATGTCGAAATAGGGAGGAGAGTGCttgaatttgttgtagtgattgggtttatCTGGAAacttcacccatgaaagggttGATGaagtttggtaagaaagggaagcttaatCCCTACTATGTAGGTtcttatcagattttgaggtgttttgacaatgtggcttatgagttggatttgCCTTTAGACTTAGCATTAGTGCATCCAGTGTTTCATATGTCCTTGTTAACTTTAGTTGTGCCTTTAGAGAGTGTCGGTGTGAAGGAAAGTCTCTCTTACAAAGAGGTCCCATTTGAAATTCTTGACCGTCAAGTTCATAAGTTGAGGAATAAGAAAGTCACTTCAGtaaaagtcctttggaggaatcagttagttaaGGGTGCTTATTGGGAAGCCGAAGTTGCT
The DNA window shown above is from Solanum stenotomum isolate F172 chromosome 6, ASM1918654v1, whole genome shotgun sequence and carries:
- the LOC125869338 gene encoding histone deacetylase complex subunit SAP18-like isoform X1 translates to MADVQRRGRPLPPPPPRGPLGPPPQRIAPRPVPVDREKTCPLLLRVFTKVGGHHNVNEFAVRGKEPKDEVQIYTWMDATLRELTDLVKEVAPEARRRDAVLSFAFVYPDKRGRFVVREVGTTFSYPNMRRPDNGSKTLSELKFQIGDYLDVAIMFQ
- the LOC125869338 gene encoding histone deacetylase complex subunit SAP18-like isoform X2 — encoded protein: MADVQRRGRPLPPPPPRGPLGPPPQRIAPRPVPVDREKVGGHHNVNEFAVRGKEPKDEVQIYTWMDATLRELTDLVKEVAPEARRRDAVLSFAFVYPDKRGRFVVREVGTTFSYPNMRRPDNGSKTLSELKFQIGDYLDVAIMFQ